Proteins from one Podospora pseudoanserina strain CBS 124.78 chromosome 1, whole genome shotgun sequence genomic window:
- the SMT3 gene encoding SUMO protein smt3 (EggNog:ENOG503P5B7; COG:O), which yields MADAAENGSPGQGPDVPQGGSEHLNIKVTDNNNEVFFKIKRSTKLEKLMTAFCERQGKTIQSVRFLFEGQRVQPSDTPDTLEMQDGDTLEVHQEQVGGGGL from the exons ATGGCCGACGCTGCGGAGAACGGTTCCCCTGGCCAGGGCCCCGATGTCCCCCAGGGTGGCAGCGAACACCTTAACATCAAGGTGactgacaacaacaacgaggtcttcttcaagatcaaACGAAGCACCAAACTGGAGAAGCTGATGACTGCCTTCTGCGAACGCCAGGGTAAGACCATCCAGTCGGTCAGGTTTCTCTTCGAAGGCCAGCGTGTCCAACCTTCCGACACCCCAGATACG CTCGAAATGCAGGATGGGGACACTCTCGAGGTTCACCAGGAACaagtcggtggtggtggtctctAG
- a CDS encoding hypothetical protein (COG:T; COG:Z; EggNog:ENOG503NWRH) encodes MFAHNKPRERGSPRKVTPPSPSYMSNEQFAAYLADLRNNRINRPGGARPLPTSPTKQRDVAGLPPSGPSMGAMPASETSSLRHHHHNDSQQQGSPLEVSGIGPSASLPSMSASISSRFSAGTRGRDYYPNRPVQPLKPSDVVPSATYIERGQRWMEKEEAFSLRQAMEDMTVKNEEVKEDGAPVAEDEDEKRLYNAALDEAAELVWQHQNPGKVPQPGTPYRYKSHLRKDSYAHARTASVGMYGNDVAPTGLARNSTSTSVSGSSSEGEDGPASIRSRSSFTSAHPVDSGRGSLDSLRGGSAEARNAKTYNGVAAPAGPRPAGRRRSSLKRNISGEVQKPFSGDQIWEEPDSQEAERAEDPFPQDGKAQALQSKPRNPLNRVQFAPEAQSVAVTSPPSPQKRINRFEIHRNPPTQSRNPAYTTNSRPQAPVVREDVPRKHGIEVRSDEIRQATTMKLKDRSPALPTPSAVSDVPGRPIVSFDKNWKPHEEATDDKSDSTRSGRGIEAQHPVCLVPGRILSKQSKEAQQQAPPIPSISVSDDSPTPSPPTRRSPFRRPQPAPPTIQVDGPAVPSISVSDTSSPAAPPVPSIVIAPDDADDGPSIPVIVTPDDSASTNNSGGSRRPLPTPQPGAPRVRQAAARPRGHWTPDPRPVGSRATARCHECGHFIEGRFVSLAGNSERFHPQCFTCFSCGTSLEALEISPEPDHYRAQRLERISRRAAGEILPEKPGETEAEDGDERLRFFCHLDWHELFAPRCKHCKTPIMGEHVVALGSHWHFGHFFCAECGDPFEKGMTHIEKDGYAWCVSCQTKRTERRAPKCRACRKAVIGQYIRALGGEWHDECFRCASCHGGFDDGQIFPQEGRGAPGETVVLCTRCMEAELKA; translated from the exons ATGTTTGCACACAATAAGCCCAGGGAACGGGGCTCTCCCCGGAAAGTGACGCCGCCGTCACCTTCGTACATGTCGAACGAGCAATTCG CCGCGTACCTGGCAGACCTGCGCAACAACCGCATCAACCGGCCCGGCGGTGctcgtcctcttcccacctcccccacaaagCAACGAGATGTAGCCGGGCTACCCCCTAGTGGCCCGTCCATGGGAGCCATGCCAGCTTCCGAAACATCATCACttcgccaccatcatcacaacgacagccagcagcaagggTCCCCCTTAGAAGTCAGCGGGATAGGGCCCTCCGCAAGTCTTCCGTCCATGTCCGCCAGTATATCATCAAGATTTTCAGCGGGAACCCGGGGGAGAGACTATTACCCGAACCGCCCGGTCCAGCCGTTGAAGCCGTCAGACGTCGTACCAAGTGCAACCTATATCGAACGGGGTCAGAGATggatggaaaaggaggaggcgttTTCGCTGCGGCAGGCTATGGAGGATATGACAGTCAAAAATGAGGAAGTAAAGGAAGATGGTGCGCCggttgccgaggatgaggatgaaaaGCGGCTTTACAACGCTGCTCTCGACGAGGCTGCCGAGCTGGTATGGCAGCACCAGAATCCTGGCAAAGTGCCTCAGCCAGGCACCCCTTATCGATACAAATCCCACCTTCGCAAGGACAGCTATGCGCACGCACGTACGGCGAGCGTGGGCATGTATGGCAATGATGTTGCTCCAACTGGACTGGCGAGAAATTCTACTTCTACGTCAGTTTCCGGCAGCTCGAGCGAAGGTGAAGATGGGCCTGCGTCTATCAGAAGTCGTTCGTCTTTCACCTCGGCTCATCCGGTCGACAGTGGGCGAGGAAGTCTCGATTCGTTGCGGGGGGGTTCAGCTGAGGCTCGGAATGCAAAGACATACAACGGAGTCGCGGCTCCCGCAGGGCCTCGGCCAGCGGGGCGCCGTCGAAGCAGCCTCAAGAGAAACATCAGTGGCGAAGTCCAAAAGCCTTTTTCTGGTGATCAGATCTGGGAAGAACCCGACAGCCAGGAAGCTGAGCGTGCTGAAGATCCGTTCCCACAAGATGGGAAAGCTCAGGCCCTGCAGTCAAAACCAAGGAACCCGTTAAACCGTGTGCAGTTTGCTCCCGAGGCACAATCGGTTGCGGTCACGtctccaccgtccccccAAAAGCGCATCAATAGATTTGAGATTCATCGcaaccctccaacccaatcGAGGAATCCTGCTTATACCACAAACTCGCGCCCACAAGCTCCTGTGGTGCGTGAGGACGTGCCTCGAAAGCACGGTATCGAGGTTCGGAGCGACGAGATTCGGCAGGCCACCACTATGAAGCTCAAAGACCGTAGTCCAGCGCTACCCACGCCATCTGCCGTCAGTGACGTTCCGGGGCGACCAATCGTAAGCTTTGATAAGAATTGGAAGCCCCATGAGGAGGCTACTGACGATAAGTCAGACTCGACGAGGTCCGGACGAGGCATCGAAGCCCAGCATCCCGTGTGCCTCGTCCCCGGCCGGATCCTCTCCAAGCAGTCCAAAGaagcccagcagcaagcgcCGCCGATCCCTTCTATTTCTGTTTCGGATGATTCTCCGACCCCATCGCCGCCTACGCGCCGCTCGCCGTTCCGCCGCCCACAACCAGCGCCGCCCACTATTCAAGTAGATGGGCCTGCTGTTCCCTCGATTTCGGTGTCGGacacctcctcgcccgctGCCCCGCCAGTTCCGTCCATCGTAATCGCGCCTGACGATGCCGATGACGGTCCGAGTATCCCCGTGATCGTGACCCCGGACGACAGCGCGAGTACGAATAATAGTGGCGGCTCGCGGCGGCCACTCCCCACTCCTCAACCAGGAGCGCCTCGTGTCAGGCAGGCTGCAGCCCGTCCTAGAGGACACTGGACTCCTGACCCTAGGCCCGTGGGCAGCAGGGCGACGGCTCGCTGCCACGAGTGCGGCCACTTCATCGAGGGCCGCTTCGTCTCACTGGCAGGTAACTCAGAGCGATTCCACCCGCAGTGCTTCACCTGCTTTTCCTGCGGGACCTCCCTCGAGGCACTGGAGATTTCTCCCGAGCCAGATCACTATCGTGCCCAGCGCCTCGAGCGCATCTCTCGCCGCGCTGCTGGCGAGATACTCCCCGAAAAGCCGGGCGAGACGGAAGCAGAGGACGGCGACGAACGCTTGCGCTTCTTCTGCCACCTCGACTGGCACGAATTGTTTGCACCAAGGTGCAAGCACTGCAAAACGCCCATCATGGGTGAACATGTTGTGGCGCTTGGCTCACACTGGCATTTTGGTCACTTTTTCTGCGCCGAGTGCGGTGATCCGTTTGAAAAGGGCATGACGCATATCGAAAAGGACGGCTATGCGTGGTGTGTCTCTTGCCAGACGAAGCGCACAGAGCGGAGGGCGCCCAAGTGCCGCGCCTGTAGGAAGGCTGTCATCGGACAATACATTCGGGCGCTGGGCGGCGAGTGGCATGACGAGTGCTTCCGCTGCGCTTCCTGCCACGGCGGGTTTGACGACGGCCAGATTTTCCCCCAGGAGGGGCGTGGAGCGCCGGGCGAGACGGTTGTTCTGTGTACCAGGTGCATGGAGGCTGAGCTCAAGGCTTGA
- a CDS encoding hypothetical protein (COG:G; EggNog:ENOG503NUX4), whose translation MIPSSPVPGRLPGTSAPETGLVDVEGTTRSGKEEITGESDSSEVKEFKEGGYGWMVVFSVALVNAHTWGLNSSYAVFLAYYLRSRDIAGSSPLAFAFVGGLSISISLLVSPLVTWCIGRFGTISTFRIGVVFEAISFVGASFSTHIYHLILSQGVCFGVGLGFCFTATVGVVPQWFVKRRSFANAVATSGSGFGGLTYSLATNAMITNLGLPWAFRILAIVAFVVNGGCSLILRDRNKAVGAKHVPFHLDLFKLPEYWLFLGWGFFSLMSYVIVVFSITDYAQQVGFSASQGSLAAAIFNLSQGIGRPLIGLASDHVGRLNVAGLGTLTAGVVAFFLWVFAGKSYPGLIIYALFGAFAGIIWPCVAPVGAEVVGLSLLPAALSIYWLVLVLPATFAEVIGLMLRTSGVDGYLNVQIFTGVMYIASFVSIWLLRSWKLQQMQILGTMDDPLAIEAPNAVQSGAKASENGRPRSYIMNMFVFRHV comes from the exons ATGATCCCAAGTTCGCCTGTCCCAGGCAGGTTGCCGGGCACGTCAGCCCCTGAGACTGGGCTGGTCGATGTTGAGGGAACCACGAGATCTGGAAAGGAAGAGATAACAGGGGAAAGTGACTCTTCCGAAGTGAAAGAATTCAAGGAAGGTGGATATGGCTG GATGGTTGTCTTCTCAGTCGCCTTGGTCAACGCTCATACATGGGGCCTAAACTCATCATACGCCGTGTTTCTTGCCTATTACTTGCGCTCTCGAGATATCGCTGGCTCTTCACCGCTTGCCTTTGCTTTTGTTGGCGGTCTCTCAATCTCGATCT CGCTGCTCGTCTCTCCACTGGTGACATGGTGTATAGGGAGGTTTGGAACCATATCTACGTTTCGGATAGGGGTTGTGTTCGAAGC CATCTCATTTGTGGgagcctccttctcgacTCACATATATCACCTAATCCTAAGCCAAGGAGTGTGTTTTGGAgttggtttggggttttgttttACAGCAACAGTCGGTGTAGTGCCCCAGTGGTTTGTTAAGCGACGTTCCTTTGCCAACGCTGTGGCGACATCTGGCTCTGGATTTGGTGGCCTCACATACTCCTTGGCAACCAATGCCATGATAACCAACCTGGGGCTGCCATGGGCTTTCAGAATCCTCGCCATTGTGGCGTTTGTGGTCAACGGTGGGTGCAGCTTGATCCTCCGTGATCGCAACAAGGCGGTCGGGGCGAAGCATGTGCCCTTCCATCTGGATCTCTTCAAACTACCTGAATATTGGCTATTCTTGGGTTGGggcttcttttctctcatGAGTTATGTCATTGTTGTATTTTCCATCACGGACTATGCTCAACAAGTTGGCTTCAGTGCCAGCCAGGGTTCCCTGGCTGCCGCTATCTTCAACT TATCGCAAGGCATTGGAAGACCTCTCATTGGACTCGCCAGTGACCATGTTGGGAGACTCAACGTCGCTGGCCTTGGGACGCTCACCGCCGGCGTGGTTGCTTTCTTCTTGTGGGTCTTCGCCGGGAAGTCGTACCCAGGGTTGATCATATACGCCCTGTTCGGGGCGTTTGCCGGCATCATCTGGCCTTGTGTGGCTCCCGTTGGAGCTGAGGTGGTCGGTCTCTCACTACTACCTGCTGCTCTTTCAATTTATtggcttgttcttgttcttccagCCACCTT CGCCGAAGTGATTGGTCTGATGCTGAGAACATCTGGCGTTGATGGATACCTGAATGTCCAGATTTTCACGGGGGTCATGTATATTGCCTCTTTCGTGTCCA TCTGGCTTCTGAGGAGTTGGAAACTTCAACAAATGCAGATTTTGGGAACAATGGATGATCCGCTGGCGATCGAGGCGCCCAATGCTGTCCAGTCGGGGGCAAAAGCATCTGAAAACGGGCGTCCACGTTCGTACATCATGAATATGTTTGTTTTCAGGCATGTATAG